One window of the Ureibacillus sp. FSL W7-1570 genome contains the following:
- a CDS encoding IS4 family transposase, translating to MVFLKTKSTFLGAIEITRKLLNDVMFMLESRTKETYFTRKEKKLNFKNTILFSLNFVKKSLQIELDDFFDKFNLSEISISKQGYSAARKKISPLAFVKLTKAIVNWYYEENSFKTYRGFRLCAIDGSVLQIPDTEELRNYFGYGKNHKTSYARASASCIYDLENGIIITSRINPYKVAERDSAKDMIEELVQIGLKNDLFLFDRGYPSRDFIAYLDALGIKYVMRCQKNTIKEIVEAKDADQNIHIIHRKQVITARVVRFPLDSGTEEILVTNLTEEEFDISEFKSLYFKRWGIETEYNDVKNKIEIENFTGSSKIAIEQDFYASIYLSNMVSLLRNDANETINEESKKKRRKHDYQVNTNILIGKLKDRMVHLLLEDCPIKRERMFTKIMKVIIRNKTPIRFGRSYPRRNGLSSTKYPLNQKRCL from the coding sequence GTGGTTTTTTTGAAAACAAAAAGTACTTTTTTAGGGGCAATTGAGATTACTCGAAAGTTGCTGAATGATGTGATGTTTATGCTTGAATCTCGGACAAAAGAAACGTATTTTACACGAAAAGAAAAGAAGTTAAATTTTAAAAATACTATTCTATTTAGCTTAAACTTTGTTAAAAAGAGCCTCCAAATTGAACTTGACGACTTTTTCGACAAATTTAATTTATCAGAAATTAGTATTTCCAAACAAGGCTATTCAGCCGCACGAAAAAAGATTTCTCCTCTCGCTTTTGTAAAACTTACAAAAGCGATTGTGAATTGGTATTATGAAGAAAATTCCTTTAAAACTTATCGTGGATTTAGACTTTGCGCAATCGATGGAAGTGTGCTCCAAATTCCTGATACTGAGGAGCTTCGAAATTATTTTGGGTATGGAAAAAATCATAAGACAAGTTATGCAAGAGCTAGTGCCTCTTGTATTTACGATCTTGAGAATGGAATCATTATTACTTCTAGAATCAATCCATATAAGGTAGCTGAGCGAGATAGTGCAAAGGATATGATTGAAGAACTCGTACAAATTGGATTAAAAAATGATCTTTTTTTATTTGATCGAGGGTATCCATCGAGAGATTTTATTGCCTATTTAGATGCCCTTGGTATCAAATATGTGATGCGATGTCAAAAAAATACGATAAAGGAAATTGTCGAAGCGAAAGATGCTGATCAAAACATTCATATAATACATAGGAAACAAGTGATTACTGCTCGTGTAGTTAGATTCCCACTGGATTCTGGCACGGAAGAAATACTTGTCACAAATTTAACCGAGGAAGAGTTTGATATCTCTGAGTTTAAATCTCTTTATTTTAAACGCTGGGGAATTGAAACAGAATATAATGATGTGAAAAATAAAATCGAAATAGAAAATTTCACGGGTAGTTCGAAAATCGCAATTGAACAAGATTTCTATGCATCAATATATTTATCGAATATGGTCAGTTTATTGAGAAATGATGCCAATGAAACAATTAATGAGGAGAGTAAGAAAAAAAGACGAAAACATGATTATCAAGTAAACACAAATATCTTAATAGGAAAATTAAAAGATAGGATGGTTCACTTATTATTAGAAGATTGTCCAATCAAAAGAGAGAGAATGTTTACAAAAATCATGAAAGTGATTATAAGAAATAAGACACCTATTCGGTTTGGGAGAAGCTACCCACGAAGGAATGGTCTGTCCTCAACAAAGTATCCCCTAAACCAAAAAAGGTGTCTATAA
- the ltrA gene encoding group II intron reverse transcriptase/maturase — MLLNQILSRENMLQALKRVEQNKGSHGVDMMPVQNLRQHIVENWLSIKEAILKGTYEPMPVRRVEIPKPDGGVRLLGIPTVTDRLIQQAIAQVLSKVYDPTFSENSYGFRPNRSAHDAVRKAKEYIRDGYRWVVDMDLEKFFDKVNHDRLMGTLAKRIQDKPLLKLIRKYLQSGVMINGVVSSTLEGTPQGGPLSPLLSNIVLDELDKELERRGHKFVRYADDCNIYVKSKRAGLRTMASIQRFIEGKLRLKVNEKKSAVDRPWKRKFLGFSFTYHKEPKVRIAKESLKRMKNKVREITSRKMPYPMEYRIQKLNQYLVGWCGYFALADTKSIFLELDKWIRRRLRMCLWKNWKKPKTKTRNLIQLGVPQWQAYEWGNTRKSYWRISNSPILHRTLGNSYWRNQGLESLEARYENLRQLS, encoded by the coding sequence ATGCTTTTGAATCAAATCCTGTCACGGGAGAACATGCTTCAAGCACTAAAACGTGTAGAACAGAATAAAGGAAGCCACGGAGTAGATATGATGCCCGTACAAAACCTACGACAGCACATAGTCGAAAACTGGCTATCTATTAAGGAGGCAATTCTCAAGGGAACTTATGAACCAATGCCAGTCCGCAGAGTCGAAATCCCGAAACCTGACGGCGGTGTTCGTTTACTAGGAATCCCTACCGTAACAGACCGTTTGATTCAACAAGCAATCGCCCAAGTACTTTCAAAAGTGTATGACCCTACATTCTCTGAAAACAGCTACGGATTTAGACCAAACCGAAGTGCTCATGATGCGGTGAGGAAAGCGAAAGAATATATAAGAGATGGATATCGATGGGTTGTAGATATGGACTTGGAGAAATTCTTTGATAAGGTCAACCATGACAGATTAATGGGTACACTCGCGAAGAGAATCCAAGATAAACCATTACTGAAATTGATTCGTAAGTATTTACAATCGGGAGTCATGATTAATGGTGTGGTGTCAAGCACATTAGAAGGAACTCCACAAGGAGGACCATTAAGTCCGCTACTATCTAACATTGTACTAGATGAACTAGATAAAGAATTGGAAAGAAGAGGACACAAATTCGTTCGATATGCGGATGACTGTAACATTTACGTGAAAAGTAAACGAGCAGGACTTCGCACAATGGCAAGCATTCAACGATTCATTGAAGGAAAACTACGACTGAAAGTAAATGAAAAGAAATCAGCGGTCGACCGTCCATGGAAACGTAAGTTTCTAGGATTTAGCTTTACCTATCATAAAGAGCCAAAGGTTCGTATCGCAAAAGAAAGCCTTAAACGAATGAAGAATAAAGTTCGTGAAATCACATCACGCAAGATGCCCTACCCGATGGAATACCGCATTCAGAAACTGAATCAATATCTAGTGGGATGGTGTGGATATTTTGCGTTAGCAGACACCAAATCTATATTCCTTGAATTAGATAAATGGATTCGTAGAAGACTTCGAATGTGTCTATGGAAGAACTGGAAGAAACCGAAAACAAAGACACGCAACCTTATTCAACTTGGCGTACCACAATGGCAAGCGTATGAATGGGGAAATACTCGGAAGAGTTATTGGCGTATTTCAAATAGTCCAATATTACACAGAACCCTTGGTAACTCCTATTGGAGAAACCAAGGGTTGGAAAGTCTTGAAGCTCGTTATGAAAACTTGCGTCAATTATCTTAA
- the metA gene encoding homoserine O-succinyltransferase, whose product MPINIPKNLPAGEILRNEKIFVMEEDRALSQDIRPLNILVLNLMPEKEKAELQLLRLLGNTPLQTNVTFLNTATYEPKNVSKSHLETFYKTFDKIKHRRFDGMVITGAPVERMEFEEVHYWKELTEILDWAKENVTSIIYICWAAQAALYYHFGIGKFELPKKCSGIFAHTITDLTNDLVRGFNDEFVAPHSRYTSVSIEEIEQHPDLQLLSYSEEVGPFIIQSKDNKHIMITGHLEYDATTLAEEYERDVKKGLPIDIPANYFPNNDPTKQPKNTWRAHAHLLFYNWLNYYVYQETPYDWHYVDDSIEYHI is encoded by the coding sequence ATGCCTATTAATATTCCGAAAAATTTACCTGCTGGAGAAATATTGAGAAACGAAAAGATTTTCGTCATGGAAGAGGACCGCGCATTATCACAGGACATACGTCCATTGAACATTTTGGTGTTGAATTTGATGCCTGAAAAAGAAAAAGCGGAATTACAGTTGCTGCGATTGCTCGGGAACACGCCGCTGCAAACCAATGTAACGTTTTTAAATACAGCCACGTATGAACCTAAAAATGTATCCAAAAGCCATTTGGAAACATTCTATAAAACTTTTGATAAAATCAAGCACCGCCGCTTTGACGGAATGGTCATCACCGGGGCGCCGGTTGAACGGATGGAATTTGAAGAAGTCCATTATTGGAAAGAGTTGACTGAAATTTTGGACTGGGCGAAAGAGAATGTGACTTCAATCATTTATATCTGTTGGGCTGCACAAGCCGCTCTATATTACCACTTCGGAATCGGAAAATTCGAGTTGCCGAAAAAATGTTCCGGTATATTTGCGCATACCATTACGGATTTGACGAATGATTTGGTTCGAGGGTTCAACGATGAATTTGTGGCACCGCATTCCCGTTACACTTCCGTTTCCATCGAAGAAATAGAACAGCATCCTGATTTGCAATTGTTGAGCTATTCGGAAGAGGTCGGACCTTTTATCATCCAATCCAAAGACAACAAACACATTATGATCACTGGCCACTTGGAATATGACGCAACAACGCTTGCGGAAGAATACGAGCGTGACGTAAAGAAAGGTTTACCTATAGACATACCGGCAAATTATTTCCCTAATAATGATCCAACAAAGCAGCCAAAAAATACTTGGCGCGCCCATGCCCACTTATTGTTCTACAACTGGCTGAACTACTACGTTTACCAAGAAACGCCTTACGATTGGCATTATGTGGACGATTCAATCGAGTATCATATTTAA
- a CDS encoding nucleoside-diphosphate sugar epimerase, with protein MELQQLKNQLEKEIRGTIVHTDIWCIPMHTYEITYQPIQKKVMDILMKILLFSFQKSAFESAEQLSEILLVEPLFIEDLMRKMQKNGLLARENNFYQLTEKGKRQFSQGVFEEELDPVTIELLYSPVHHQMMNGDMEEVLDFDDFPDQLYRYMNDGEESLDVEFFKKEIQNIIIDRPDEVHQEIKSILSLENTQINDVPCIEFIVWNTENREFFPRVWNTLLKNWDQYLEKELFEIENPVWLEKFHSKIK; from the coding sequence ATGGAACTCCAGCAATTAAAAAATCAATTGGAAAAAGAAATCAGGGGAACCATTGTTCATACGGACATTTGGTGTATTCCCATGCATACCTATGAAATCACCTATCAGCCCATCCAGAAAAAAGTGATGGACATTTTAATGAAAATTCTGCTTTTCTCCTTCCAAAAATCGGCTTTTGAAAGTGCTGAACAGCTCAGTGAAATTTTGTTGGTGGAGCCCTTATTCATCGAAGATTTGATGCGGAAGATGCAAAAGAACGGTCTGCTTGCACGGGAAAACAACTTTTATCAACTGACGGAAAAAGGAAAGCGGCAATTTTCCCAAGGCGTCTTTGAAGAGGAATTGGATCCTGTGACAATAGAGTTATTGTACAGCCCGGTGCATCATCAAATGATGAATGGTGATATGGAGGAAGTGCTGGATTTTGATGATTTTCCGGACCAATTGTATCGTTATATGAATGATGGAGAAGAATCATTGGATGTGGAGTTTTTTAAAAAGGAAATTCAAAATATAATAATCGATCGGCCGGATGAAGTTCATCAAGAAATCAAATCCATCCTATCGTTGGAAAATACACAAATCAACGATGTGCCCTGTATTGAATTTATTGTGTGGAACACTGAAAACAGGGAATTTTTTCCGCGGGTGTGGAATACATTATTAAAAAATTGGGATCAATATTTGGAAAAAGAACTCTTTGAAATAGAAAATCCGGTTTGGTTAGAGAAATTTCACAGCAAAATAAAATAG
- a CDS encoding AAA domain-containing protein, giving the protein MVQTVEAMKCFIVLTNTAREAIKEHFADEHAFFQLQSSFHVYLEKQSIEETSLSLAIYFDNEQNSNLAKKMNGRVVIIDCVFDSKNGLIAKNFRTKGKHTPVKTNRRKSMRIHFAPTRINGHTYPEAFLKTIAELPVAKDRYDYVNKRITSWEGYLKVLYKNANIDDIEARIQSVSYSSDCSVATLKLGGITNKEWKQIKGMNAYVKGVKSEIGEVVKTNAQQQTVDIELSPPISKLAKQQVFDFPSEQVTFSNASTKSQLNRLLKGFEHLKEGLAANPNLENFLFEDEPKVANRKNRLQIEFHNNLNEFQREAVLGALETEDLYVIQGPPGTGKTTVISEICYQNVKMGLKTLIASQSNLAVDNALGRLLSNKDIRILRYGRTDSIEEEGKKFIEENVAEYWKTQTFDALSKEISQHDQKEILLQQGIQACTSQIDHLKEKAAELEKEILRKNQAEKELEKAFDTISNLKKQIIALNKEKEKAEQTIETFQSSLNERSEKLKEIEQTLSSTGLDKIQLEINEARKHIEESEHFIHYVEIKEKLEKAQSELQQVSNEIAFMESKILEVDDLLAQLKSFKKLEEVEGFIETYGIRRGFVINQLFLDMEKIHQQLMELKPAIQISKRIEKAIEYNQKTLKIPIVPVPLPPNHHYSLHEVNDFLDKLALAFKQRKINWQNGIPSIRGLYLRRLYVNGLLVQYQSLADESKLVFEKLKSAVAEQYLENLGLHESKLQSYKQKEVQLQQEIQQYERELAELPIENTGFIPSIDELQAVIQTLQEKIGRLEEQQESFHSYEEQKAQLNHEINEMEKELSQHQESLSNIQSELKELHRQGIMMERKVEQLQQIMKQNPELELEQTEERIKERHLQIEKYQRQIEMLPITKEIQKEWHSLLNQATEQDLDEIRKLYVKHANVIGTTCVASANKEFMDNYPIFDVVIIDEVSKATPPELLLPMLKGKKIILVGDHHQLPPLIGDDTFEETLEEIMKETDSFEEKRELEKLLEESLFERLYKHLPATNKKMLGIQYRMHEKIMRTIAPFYENGKESLQCGLDNSDEARDHKLDGHYVKRQEHLLWFDLPNQPAYFEERMKEGSSLFNKAELEWIRKLLIDLNEATAKAMENGLLEKDSLKAVGVISYYREQVNRVNQLVEELHLPHLHIRTGSVDKFQGMEMDVILLSMVRNNPHGEIGFAKDYRRLNVALSRARELLMIVGSSDMFTMRPKKKETREMYQHLFNVVKQQQGIRKMTKEPVTWNSSN; this is encoded by the coding sequence ATGGTACAAACGGTAGAAGCGATGAAATGTTTCATTGTGTTGACGAATACAGCACGGGAAGCCATCAAGGAACACTTTGCCGATGAACATGCCTTTTTTCAATTGCAATCCTCTTTCCATGTATATCTAGAAAAACAATCCATTGAAGAAACATCCCTATCCCTGGCCATTTATTTTGACAACGAACAAAATAGTAATTTGGCGAAAAAGATGAATGGCCGGGTTGTGATTATAGACTGCGTTTTTGATAGCAAAAATGGCCTCATCGCCAAAAACTTCCGGACTAAGGGAAAACATACACCGGTCAAGACGAATCGAAGAAAATCGATGAGAATCCATTTCGCACCAACAAGAATCAACGGCCACACTTATCCGGAGGCATTCCTGAAAACCATTGCCGAATTGCCGGTTGCAAAAGACAGATACGATTATGTCAATAAACGGATCACCAGCTGGGAAGGCTATTTAAAAGTTTTATACAAAAATGCCAACATCGATGATATTGAAGCAAGAATACAGTCTGTTTCGTACAGTTCTGACTGTTCCGTGGCAACATTGAAACTGGGTGGCATCACAAACAAAGAGTGGAAACAGATAAAAGGAATGAACGCCTATGTCAAAGGCGTAAAAAGTGAAATCGGGGAAGTTGTAAAAACCAATGCCCAACAACAAACCGTCGACATCGAACTGAGTCCGCCAATCAGTAAACTCGCCAAGCAACAGGTATTTGATTTTCCCTCAGAGCAAGTCACTTTCAGCAACGCCTCGACAAAATCCCAGCTCAACCGCCTCTTGAAAGGGTTTGAACATTTAAAGGAAGGGCTTGCGGCAAACCCGAATCTTGAAAACTTTTTATTTGAAGACGAACCAAAGGTGGCAAATCGGAAAAATCGGCTTCAAATCGAATTTCATAACAATCTGAATGAATTTCAGCGGGAAGCTGTGCTGGGTGCACTGGAAACAGAAGATTTGTATGTCATTCAGGGACCACCCGGAACAGGGAAAACAACGGTCATTTCTGAAATCTGTTATCAAAACGTGAAAATGGGATTGAAAACATTGATCGCCTCCCAATCCAATTTGGCGGTGGATAATGCACTTGGCCGGCTTTTATCCAATAAAGACATCCGCATTTTGCGCTACGGACGGACAGACAGCATCGAAGAAGAAGGGAAAAAGTTCATCGAGGAGAATGTGGCGGAATATTGGAAAACTCAAACCTTTGATGCGTTATCGAAGGAAATCAGTCAACATGATCAAAAGGAAATCCTATTGCAACAGGGCATTCAAGCATGCACGAGCCAAATCGATCACCTGAAGGAAAAAGCGGCCGAACTGGAAAAGGAGATTTTGCGGAAAAATCAGGCGGAAAAGGAATTGGAAAAGGCTTTTGACACAATTTCCAATTTGAAAAAGCAAATCATCGCTTTAAATAAAGAAAAGGAAAAAGCGGAACAAACCATTGAAACATTCCAATCCTCCTTGAATGAACGGTCTGAAAAACTGAAAGAAATCGAACAAACATTGTCCAGCACCGGTCTTGATAAAATTCAGCTGGAAATCAATGAAGCAAGGAAACATATCGAAGAAAGCGAACATTTCATCCACTATGTTGAAATAAAGGAAAAATTGGAAAAAGCGCAATCCGAATTGCAGCAAGTGTCCAATGAAATTGCATTCATGGAGTCAAAAATATTGGAAGTGGATGATCTCCTGGCCCAATTGAAATCCTTCAAAAAATTGGAGGAAGTGGAAGGATTCATTGAAACCTACGGAATCCGAAGAGGTTTTGTCATCAACCAGCTGTTTTTGGATATGGAGAAAATTCACCAACAGTTGATGGAACTGAAACCGGCAATCCAAATTTCCAAGCGGATTGAAAAAGCCATCGAATACAACCAAAAAACGTTGAAAATACCCATCGTTCCCGTCCCGCTCCCGCCGAACCACCATTATTCATTACATGAGGTCAATGACTTTTTGGATAAATTGGCACTCGCCTTCAAACAACGAAAAATCAATTGGCAGAACGGAATCCCCTCCATCCGTGGCCTATATTTAAGGCGGCTATATGTGAACGGGTTGCTCGTTCAATATCAATCGTTGGCCGATGAGTCGAAACTCGTTTTTGAAAAATTGAAAAGTGCCGTGGCCGAACAATATTTGGAAAACCTCGGCCTCCATGAATCGAAACTTCAGTCTTATAAACAAAAAGAGGTCCAACTGCAACAAGAGATCCAACAATATGAAAGAGAATTGGCGGAACTGCCAATAGAAAATACCGGGTTCATTCCGTCCATTGATGAACTTCAAGCGGTCATTCAAACGTTGCAGGAAAAGATTGGCCGGTTGGAAGAACAACAAGAAAGTTTCCATTCCTATGAGGAGCAAAAAGCACAACTGAATCATGAAATCAACGAAATGGAAAAAGAACTTTCCCAACACCAGGAGTCGTTATCCAACATACAAAGCGAATTAAAAGAGCTTCACCGTCAAGGGATTATGATGGAACGGAAAGTGGAGCAGCTGCAGCAAATCATGAAACAAAATCCGGAGCTTGAATTGGAACAGACGGAAGAGCGGATCAAGGAACGCCATCTCCAAATTGAAAAATACCAACGGCAGATCGAAATGTTGCCGATCACAAAAGAAATCCAGAAAGAATGGCATTCGTTATTAAATCAAGCGACGGAACAGGATTTGGACGAAATTCGGAAACTTTACGTAAAACATGCCAATGTAATCGGAACAACCTGTGTCGCTTCGGCAAACAAAGAATTTATGGACAACTATCCGATTTTCGATGTGGTCATCATCGATGAAGTGTCGAAAGCAACGCCGCCGGAATTATTGCTTCCAATGTTGAAAGGGAAGAAGATCATCCTTGTCGGCGACCATCATCAGTTGCCGCCGTTGATCGGCGATGATACGTTTGAAGAAACCCTTGAAGAGATTATGAAGGAAACGGACAGCTTTGAAGAAAAAAGGGAACTGGAGAAGCTGTTGGAGGAATCTTTGTTTGAACGGCTTTATAAACATTTGCCCGCCACGAACAAGAAAATGCTCGGGATTCAGTATCGCATGCATGAAAAGATTATGCGGACGATTGCACCGTTCTATGAAAATGGAAAAGAATCGTTGCAATGCGGCTTGGACAACTCCGATGAAGCTAGAGACCATAAATTGGATGGACATTATGTAAAACGGCAGGAACACTTGTTATGGTTCGACCTGCCAAATCAACCGGCTTATTTTGAAGAGCGGATGAAAGAAGGCTCCAGCTTGTTCAATAAAGCTGAGCTTGAATGGATCCGCAAACTGCTTATCGACTTGAATGAAGCGACGGCCAAAGCGATGGAGAACGGTCTGCTTGAAAAAGACTCCTTAAAAGCCGTCGGGGTGATCAGCTACTATCGGGAGCAAGTGAATCGGGTCAATCAGTTAGTGGAAGAACTGCATTTGCCTCATTTGCATATCCGGACAGGTTCCGTCGATAAATTCCAGGGGATGGAAATGGACGTGATTTTGTTGAGCATGGTCCGCAATAATCCGCACGGGGAAATCGGATTTGCGAAAGACTACCGGCGGTTGAACGTGGCTTTGTCAAGAGCCCGGGAGTTGCTGATGATTGTCGGCAGTTCCGATATGTTTACAATGCGTCCGAAAAAGAAAGAAACGAGAGAAATGTACCAGCATTTATTTAATGTCGTAAAACAGCAACAAGGAATACGAAAAATGACGAAGGAGCCCGTGACATGGAACTCCAGCAATTAA